In a genomic window of Rhizobium sp. CIAT894:
- the minC gene encoding septum site-determining protein MinC, producing MTKVLTDARSIRIKGRSFLAVMLSPDLPIDDWLIRLDDLAARSAGFFLGRPVVLDLTDLQIDRQQLKDLIAELAKRNVSIMGIEGARPSILGAGMPPALKGGRSVSDIEVPAKESVDAPVKAAAAVAETRPATQSIVIREPVRSGQSVIFPEGDVTIVGSVASGAEVIAGGSVHIYGALRGRAMAGSIGNASARIFCRKLEAELVAIDGIYKMAEDMAADLRGQAVQLWLEDDAIMAEKLT from the coding sequence ATGACCAAAGTGCTAACAGACGCTCGCTCTATCCGCATCAAGGGCCGCTCTTTCCTGGCGGTCATGCTGTCCCCGGATCTTCCCATCGATGATTGGTTGATCCGGCTCGACGATCTGGCTGCGCGTTCGGCCGGCTTTTTCCTCGGACGGCCCGTCGTGCTCGATCTCACGGATCTGCAGATCGACCGGCAGCAGCTGAAGGATCTCATTGCCGAGCTTGCCAAGCGCAATGTCAGCATCATGGGTATCGAGGGCGCCCGGCCTTCGATCCTCGGCGCGGGCATGCCTCCGGCGCTCAAAGGCGGCCGGTCCGTTTCCGATATCGAGGTTCCCGCCAAGGAGAGCGTCGATGCGCCGGTCAAAGCGGCTGCGGCCGTGGCCGAGACGCGTCCGGCAACGCAATCGATCGTCATTCGCGAGCCGGTGCGCTCCGGGCAATCGGTGATTTTCCCGGAAGGCGACGTCACCATCGTCGGATCTGTCGCCTCGGGCGCGGAAGTCATCGCCGGCGGGTCGGTGCATATCTATGGGGCGCTGCGTGGCCGGGCCATGGCGGGATCGATCGGCAACGCATCGGCGCGGATCTTTTGCCGCAAGCTCGAGGCCGAGCTGGTGGCAATCGACGGCATTTACAAAATGGCGGAAGACATGGCCGCCGATCTTCGCGGACAGGCTGTTCAGCTCTGGCTCGAAGACGATGCGATCATGGCTGAGAAACTGACCTGA
- a CDS encoding DUF6481 family protein encodes MKNARNNELSDRRSAAAEAKAALLNAYREAKDKAEPTRLAKQAERQAVAAAREERRAERERLKLEQRAQAQAAEAERQAAAEAAARADIEAREAAEKDRIARVIADEAARKAARDLRYANRKARKS; translated from the coding sequence TTGAAAAACGCCAGAAACAACGAGCTCTCCGATCGTCGCAGCGCCGCTGCCGAAGCCAAGGCTGCTCTGCTCAATGCGTATCGCGAGGCCAAGGATAAGGCTGAGCCGACCCGGCTCGCCAAGCAGGCGGAGCGTCAGGCCGTCGCCGCGGCCAGGGAAGAACGCCGCGCCGAGCGGGAACGGCTCAAGCTCGAGCAGCGCGCACAGGCTCAAGCCGCCGAAGCAGAACGGCAGGCGGCCGCAGAGGCAGCCGCACGTGCCGACATCGAGGCGCGCGAAGCGGCCGAGAAAGACCGGATCGCTCGCGTCATTGCCGATGAAGCCGCCCGGAAGGCCGCACGCGACCTGCGTTACGCCAACCGAAAAGCCAGAAAGTCGTAA
- a CDS encoding DUF1989 domain-containing protein has protein sequence MRELHPAMTGLRPAAASLVHYPGIPTLPEGTERYRAKGGGSVVVRVETGDCVSVIDSEGGQVCEISFLDEKGRFLATGLGTAFSNSAEGLKAILQGEDEGAARTRAALERRGADLAAAGALRIFGAGSSPGSRADFTATMKGLLIVAAPTGAMSPESQDTATPIEVRIKRSLLIRDYASALPEPAADPIEDIRIRAATAAAYFVRAGEFIQIIDVYGRQCTDFQAFAARKVDKGLDLALDSTVTRTLLGRSYPMPGLPSKAFDRDFEPLVEIVQDTVGRHDAFATACNSRYYDDMGYPGHVNCTDNFNAALAPYGIAGRKGWEALNYFYNTNIDHNNQLYLDEPWSRPGDYVLMRALTDLVCVSSSCPDDIDAANGWDPTDIHVRTFSGKEKFSRAVAYRMTPDADAELTRETAFHPRLSALTRDYGEYRGYWLPNRFSAEGPVEEYWACRERAAVIDLSPLRKFEVTGPDAEQLLQYCLTRDVRKLSTGQVVYSAMCYENGGMIDDGTLFRLGDQNFRWIGGDDFSGLWLRQQAEKKGFKAWVRSSTDQMHNIALQGPKSRDILKEIIWTAPRQPDIGELEWFRFTIGRIGGFEGAPVVVSRTGYTGELGYEIFCHPKDALAVFDAVWEAGQPHGLKPMGLEALDMVRIEAGLIFAHHEFTDQTDPFEAGIGFTVPLKSKQDDFIGREALIRRKEHPRHLLVGLDIKANEAVGHGDCIHIGRAQIGVVTSATRSPVLGKTIALARIDVMHANSGTEVEIGKLDGHQKRLPATIVPLSHYDPQKTRPRS, from the coding sequence ATGCGAGAACTTCATCCTGCTATGACGGGCCTGCGGCCGGCGGCCGCGAGCCTTGTGCACTATCCCGGCATTCCCACCTTGCCGGAGGGAACGGAGCGCTACAGGGCAAAAGGCGGCGGATCGGTCGTGGTGCGCGTCGAGACGGGCGACTGCGTCAGCGTCATCGATAGCGAGGGCGGGCAGGTTTGCGAGATCTCCTTCCTCGACGAAAAGGGGCGCTTCCTGGCGACAGGTCTTGGAACGGCATTCAGCAATTCGGCCGAAGGCTTAAAGGCCATTCTTCAAGGAGAAGATGAGGGTGCAGCCCGCACGCGCGCAGCGCTTGAGCGGCGCGGCGCCGATCTTGCCGCGGCCGGAGCGCTCCGCATCTTCGGGGCGGGATCGAGCCCGGGCAGCCGGGCGGATTTCACTGCTACCATGAAGGGCCTGCTGATCGTCGCAGCACCGACCGGCGCCATGTCGCCGGAGTCGCAGGATACGGCGACGCCGATCGAGGTCAGGATCAAGCGCAGCCTGCTGATCCGCGATTATGCCTCCGCCCTGCCGGAACCGGCCGCCGATCCCATCGAGGATATCCGCATCCGGGCGGCGACTGCCGCCGCCTATTTCGTTCGCGCCGGCGAATTCATCCAGATCATCGACGTTTACGGACGCCAGTGCACCGATTTCCAGGCTTTCGCCGCCCGCAAGGTCGACAAGGGCCTCGATCTGGCGCTGGATTCGACGGTCACCCGCACGCTGCTCGGTCGCAGCTATCCGATGCCGGGCTTGCCTTCCAAGGCCTTCGACCGCGACTTCGAGCCGCTGGTCGAGATCGTCCAGGATACTGTCGGGCGCCACGACGCTTTCGCGACCGCCTGCAATTCGCGCTATTACGACGACATGGGCTATCCCGGCCATGTCAACTGCACGGACAATTTCAACGCCGCGCTGGCGCCTTACGGCATTGCCGGCCGCAAGGGCTGGGAAGCGCTGAACTATTTCTACAACACCAATATCGATCACAACAACCAGCTCTATCTCGACGAGCCCTGGTCGCGCCCCGGCGATTACGTGCTGATGCGGGCGCTGACCGATCTCGTCTGCGTCTCCTCGTCTTGCCCCGACGATATCGACGCGGCGAACGGCTGGGATCCGACGGATATCCACGTCCGCACCTTTTCCGGAAAAGAGAAATTCTCACGAGCGGTGGCCTATCGCATGACCCCAGATGCCGACGCCGAACTGACGCGCGAAACCGCATTCCATCCCCGCCTCTCCGCGTTAACGCGGGACTACGGTGAATATCGCGGCTACTGGCTGCCGAACCGCTTTTCCGCCGAAGGGCCGGTGGAGGAGTATTGGGCCTGCCGCGAGCGCGCCGCCGTCATCGACCTCTCGCCCTTGCGGAAATTCGAGGTGACGGGGCCGGATGCCGAGCAGCTCTTGCAATATTGCCTGACACGCGACGTCCGCAAACTGTCGACCGGCCAGGTCGTCTATTCCGCCATGTGTTACGAAAACGGCGGCATGATCGACGATGGCACGCTCTTCCGGCTCGGCGACCAGAACTTTCGCTGGATCGGCGGCGATGACTTCAGTGGCCTGTGGCTGCGTCAGCAGGCCGAGAAGAAGGGCTTCAAGGCCTGGGTTCGCTCGTCGACCGATCAGATGCACAATATCGCCCTGCAGGGCCCGAAGAGCCGCGATATCCTGAAGGAGATCATCTGGACGGCGCCGCGCCAGCCCGATATCGGCGAGCTCGAATGGTTCCGCTTCACCATCGGCCGCATCGGTGGCTTCGAGGGCGCTCCCGTCGTCGTCTCGCGCACGGGTTATACCGGCGAACTCGGTTACGAAATCTTCTGTCATCCGAAGGATGCGCTGGCGGTGTTCGACGCGGTCTGGGAGGCTGGGCAGCCGCACGGGTTGAAGCCGATGGGGCTGGAAGCGCTCGACATGGTCCGCATCGAGGCGGGCCTGATTTTTGCCCATCACGAATTCACCGACCAGACGGACCCGTTCGAGGCCGGCATCGGCTTCACCGTGCCGCTGAAATCCAAGCAGGACGATTTCATCGGCCGCGAAGCGCTGATCCGGCGCAAGGAGCATCCGCGCCATCTGCTCGTCGGCCTCGACATCAAGGCCAACGAGGCCGTCGGCCATGGCGATTGCATCCATATCGGCCGAGCCCAGATCGGCGTCGTCACCAGCGCCACCCGCTCGCCTGTTCTCGGCAAGACGATCGCGCTCGCCCGTATCGACGTGATGCATGCGAACTCCGGCACCGAGGTCGAAATCGGCAAGCTCGACGGCCACCAGAAGCGCCTGCCGGCGACAATCGTGCCGCTATCGCATTATGATCCGCAGAAGACGCGGCCGCGCTCATAG
- a CDS encoding PAS domain-containing protein, giving the protein MDFQTSILGRMSGFLYRCRADENYTMLEMTDGIERIFGYPADEIIGNRTRTFTSIMYEEDVPLMDEIVGRALEKRVDWTMEYRIRHAMGHLIWVTETGGGIWDQKGELLYLEGSIINIESLYQRIDERTADMRVTASKTNEILQSLRYLKLLAVNAGIEAARAGTAGSGFAVLAAEMRTLANSSEEAARAISEAQRKAEG; this is encoded by the coding sequence ATGGATTTTCAAACGAGCATTCTCGGACGCATGAGCGGTTTTCTCTATCGCTGCCGTGCCGATGAAAACTACACGATGCTTGAGATGACCGACGGCATCGAGCGCATCTTCGGTTATCCCGCTGACGAAATCATCGGCAACCGCACGCGAACCTTCACCTCGATCATGTACGAGGAAGATGTGCCTTTGATGGATGAAATCGTCGGCCGGGCGCTGGAGAAGCGCGTGGACTGGACGATGGAATACCGTATCCGCCATGCGATGGGCCATCTCATCTGGGTGACCGAGACCGGCGGCGGCATCTGGGATCAGAAGGGCGAGCTTCTCTACCTCGAAGGGAGCATCATCAACATCGAATCGCTCTATCAGCGAATCGACGAACGAACAGCCGACATGCGCGTCACCGCTTCGAAGACCAACGAGATCCTGCAGTCGCTGCGCTACCTGAAGCTGCTTGCCGTCAATGCCGGCATCGAGGCTGCCCGCGCCGGCACCGCCGGATCGGGCTTTGCCGTGCTTGCCGCCGAGATGCGCACGCTTGCCAACTCCTCCGAAGAGGCCGCCCGCGCCATTTCCGAGGCGCAACGCAAGGCCGAAGGCTGA
- a CDS encoding PDR/VanB family oxidoreductase yields MSGGTEIPVRVARITPIAERVKRFRFERLDGKPMPYFSGGAHIIVSMNDGGHVRRNAYSLMSPPHDCAAYEISVLHVEESRGGSTFMHENVREGDELRVSYPVNLFQPDWRGRKHLLIAGGIGITPFIAMMEQFSREGAAFELHYAIRARDRGAYWRELLERYGPHRIKIYCDAEGSTIPLTRLLDGQPLGTHLYVCGPSGMIDGVLKAGLEAGWPEQNLHSERFLSSLPGKPFTMELIRSGKTVKVGHHESMLEAIEAAGIDAPFLCRGGACGQCETGVVTCDGKLLHNDVYLTSEEKASGRKVMICVSRFEGNILHLDL; encoded by the coding sequence TTGAGCGGCGGCACTGAAATTCCCGTCCGCGTGGCGCGGATCACCCCGATCGCCGAACGCGTCAAACGTTTCCGCTTCGAACGTCTGGACGGCAAGCCGATGCCTTATTTTTCCGGCGGCGCGCATATTATCGTCTCGATGAACGATGGCGGCCATGTCAGACGCAACGCCTATTCGCTGATGTCGCCGCCGCATGATTGCGCAGCCTATGAGATCAGCGTGCTGCACGTCGAGGAGTCGCGCGGCGGCTCCACCTTCATGCATGAGAACGTGCGGGAAGGCGACGAGCTGAGGGTCAGCTATCCCGTCAACCTCTTCCAGCCGGACTGGCGCGGGCGCAAGCATCTTCTGATCGCCGGCGGCATTGGCATTACGCCCTTCATCGCGATGATGGAGCAGTTTTCCCGCGAAGGCGCCGCCTTCGAGCTGCATTATGCCATCCGCGCGCGCGACCGCGGCGCCTATTGGCGGGAGCTTCTGGAGCGCTACGGCCCGCATCGCATCAAGATCTATTGCGACGCTGAAGGCAGCACCATCCCGTTGACGCGTCTGCTCGACGGCCAGCCGCTCGGCACGCATCTTTATGTCTGCGGGCCCTCCGGCATGATCGATGGCGTGCTCAAGGCGGGGCTGGAGGCCGGCTGGCCGGAGCAGAACCTACATTCGGAACGGTTCCTGTCGTCGCTGCCCGGCAAGCCCTTCACGATGGAGCTGATCCGCTCCGGCAAGACGGTGAAGGTCGGCCATCACGAAAGTATGCTCGAGGCAATCGAAGCGGCGGGTATCGACGCGCCCTTCCTCTGTCGCGGCGGCGCCTGCGGTCAATGCGAAACTGGTGTCGTCACCTGCGACGGCAAGCTGCTGCACAATGACGTCTATCTGACAAGTGAAGAAAAGGCATCCGGGCGGAAGGTGATGATCTGCGTTTCCCGCTTCGAGGGGAACATTCTGCATCTCGATCTTTGA
- a CDS encoding APC family permease has protein sequence MTDVVEAGIPSGTEGKLVRALDWKGAFWVAAGVPPLVLFSIGGIAGTTGKLAFVVWIISMVMGFLQSFTYAEIAGMFANKSGGASVYGATAWLRYSKFIAPLSVWCNWFAWSPVLSLGCAIAAGYILNAFFPIPAADSQMVLDWISAHAASITADSPRVAEYIAAHAGTTPDDAVKALLGTDGVAALTPWIRSWSLVSFSIPFLATANVNATFFIGGILMLIIFAIQHRGISETASVQKWLAIIVLVPLLIIGLYPIVSGHILAANVTGLVPPTAAYSGADGTWSNGGWTLFLGGLYIAAWSTYGFETAVCYTRELKNPKTDTFKAIFYSGLACCLFFFLVPFAFQGVLGHAGMLAPGIVDGTGVAEALGGLIGAGRVITQLLVVLMIMALFLAIMTAMAGSSRTLYQGSKDGWLPKYLDHVNENGAPTRAMWTDFAFNLFLLAIASDTGGYFFVLAVSNVGYIIFNFLNLNSGWIHRMDSGHIERPWKAPTWLIGLNTVLAFINALFLGAGAKVWGYSNALWVGFIFAALILPVFAYRHYVRDGGKFPAGAMEDLGLVGQDLGVKKAGILPYLALAAGLAIVLIANVIFQLPA, from the coding sequence ATGACAGACGTTGTGGAGGCCGGGATTCCATCCGGCACCGAAGGTAAGCTTGTACGCGCGCTCGACTGGAAGGGCGCATTCTGGGTGGCGGCGGGCGTGCCACCGCTCGTTCTCTTCTCCATCGGCGGTATTGCAGGCACGACGGGCAAGCTCGCCTTCGTCGTCTGGATCATTTCGATGGTGATGGGTTTCCTGCAATCCTTCACCTATGCCGAAATCGCCGGCATGTTCGCCAACAAATCCGGCGGCGCCTCGGTCTATGGCGCCACGGCCTGGCTGCGTTATTCGAAGTTCATCGCGCCGCTGTCGGTCTGGTGCAACTGGTTTGCCTGGTCGCCCGTCCTGTCGCTCGGCTGCGCCATCGCCGCCGGTTATATTCTCAATGCATTCTTCCCGATCCCGGCGGCGGATTCGCAGATGGTCCTCGACTGGATCTCCGCGCACGCCGCTTCCATCACGGCCGATAGCCCCCGCGTCGCCGAATATATTGCGGCCCATGCCGGCACGACGCCCGATGACGCGGTCAAGGCGTTGCTCGGCACCGACGGCGTCGCTGCGCTGACGCCGTGGATCCGCAGCTGGTCGCTCGTCAGCTTCAGCATTCCCTTTCTCGCCACCGCCAACGTCAATGCGACCTTTTTCATCGGCGGCATCCTGATGCTGATCATCTTCGCGATCCAGCATCGGGGCATCTCGGAAACCGCCAGCGTGCAAAAGTGGCTGGCGATCATCGTGCTCGTGCCGCTGCTGATCATCGGCCTCTACCCGATCGTCAGCGGCCATATCCTTGCCGCCAACGTCACCGGCCTGGTGCCACCGACGGCCGCCTATTCCGGCGCCGACGGCACCTGGAGCAACGGCGGCTGGACGCTCTTCCTCGGCGGGCTCTATATCGCCGCTTGGTCGACCTACGGCTTCGAGACGGCCGTCTGCTACACCCGCGAACTCAAGAATCCGAAGACCGACACCTTCAAGGCGATCTTTTATTCCGGCCTTGCCTGCTGCCTGTTCTTCTTCCTCGTGCCCTTCGCCTTCCAGGGCGTTCTCGGTCACGCGGGCATGCTCGCGCCCGGCATTGTCGACGGCACCGGCGTTGCCGAAGCGCTCGGCGGCCTGATCGGCGCCGGCCGGGTGATCACCCAGCTGCTCGTCGTGCTGATGATCATGGCGCTCTTCCTCGCCATCATGACCGCCATGGCCGGTTCCTCGCGCACGCTCTACCAGGGCTCGAAGGACGGCTGGCTGCCGAAATATCTCGACCACGTCAACGAGAACGGCGCGCCGACGCGGGCGATGTGGACCGATTTCGCCTTCAACCTCTTCCTGCTGGCCATCGCCTCGGATACCGGCGGTTACTTCTTCGTGCTCGCCGTCTCAAATGTCGGCTACATCATCTTCAACTTCCTGAACCTCAACTCCGGCTGGATCCACCGGATGGATTCCGGCCATATCGAACGCCCCTGGAAGGCGCCGACCTGGCTGATCGGTCTCAACACCGTGCTTGCCTTCATCAACGCGCTGTTCCTCGGCGCGGGCGCCAAGGTCTGGGGCTACTCCAATGCGCTCTGGGTCGGCTTCATCTTCGCCGCCCTGATCCTGCCGGTCTTTGCCTACCGCCACTATGTGCGCGACGGCGGCAAATTCCCGGCAGGCGCGATGGAAGATCTCGGCCTCGTCGGCCAGGATCTCGGCGTCAAGAAGGCCGGCATTCTGCCCTATCTCGCGCTCGCCGCCGGTCTGGCGATCGTCCTGATCGCCAACGTGATCTTCCAGCTTCCGGCTTAA
- a CDS encoding NAD(P)/FAD-dependent oxidoreductase: MTRVAVIGAGPSGLAQLRAFQSAAQKGAEIPEIVCFEKQSDWGGLWNYTWRTGLDEYGEPVHGSMYRYLWSNGPKECLEFADYSFEEHFGKPIASYPPRAVLWDYIKGRVEKANVRHWVRFSTPVRMVRFDEATKKFTVTAHNRVEDRMYDEEFDYVVVASGHFSTPNVPYFEGVKTFNGRVLHAHDFRDAVEFKGKDILIVGRSYSAEDIGSQCWKYGAKSVTTSYRSKPMGFKWPENFEERPLLTRLENRTAHFLDGSTKEVDALILCTGYQHHFPFLPDDLRLKTANRLWADSLYKGVIFDKNPQLFYIGMQDQFYTFNMFDVQAWWARDVMMGRITLPPEEELKANFDMWRAREETLEDAEQMIWYQGDYVKELLAETDYPSFDIEGTNRTFMEWEHHKADNIMGFRDHAYRSLMTGNMSPKHHTPWVEALDDSKEEYLRN; this comes from the coding sequence ATGACAAGAGTAGCCGTCATCGGTGCCGGTCCTTCCGGGCTGGCGCAGCTGCGTGCCTTTCAATCGGCAGCCCAGAAGGGCGCCGAGATCCCGGAGATCGTGTGCTTCGAAAAGCAGTCGGACTGGGGCGGGCTCTGGAACTATACCTGGCGCACCGGCCTCGACGAATATGGCGAACCGGTGCACGGCAGCATGTATCGTTACCTCTGGTCGAACGGGCCGAAGGAATGCCTCGAATTCGCCGACTATTCCTTCGAGGAGCATTTCGGCAAGCCGATCGCCTCCTATCCGCCGCGCGCAGTGCTCTGGGATTACATCAAGGGCCGCGTCGAGAAAGCGAATGTTCGCCACTGGGTGCGCTTCAGCACGCCGGTGCGCATGGTCCGCTTCGACGAGGCAACGAAGAAATTCACCGTGACGGCGCATAATCGCGTCGAGGATCGGATGTATGACGAGGAGTTCGACTATGTCGTCGTGGCATCAGGTCACTTCTCGACGCCGAACGTGCCCTATTTCGAGGGCGTGAAGACGTTCAACGGCCGTGTCCTGCACGCCCATGATTTCCGCGACGCGGTCGAGTTCAAGGGCAAGGACATACTGATCGTCGGCCGAAGCTATTCGGCCGAAGACATCGGCTCGCAGTGCTGGAAATACGGCGCAAAATCGGTGACGACGAGCTACCGGTCGAAGCCAATGGGCTTCAAATGGCCTGAAAATTTCGAGGAGAGGCCACTTCTGACCCGGCTCGAGAACCGCACGGCACATTTCCTCGACGGCTCGACCAAGGAGGTCGACGCGCTGATCCTCTGCACCGGATATCAGCACCATTTCCCCTTCCTGCCCGACGATCTCCGGCTGAAAACCGCCAACCGCCTCTGGGCGGACAGCCTCTACAAGGGGGTGATCTTCGATAAAAACCCGCAGCTCTTCTATATCGGCATGCAGGACCAGTTCTATACTTTCAACATGTTCGACGTGCAGGCCTGGTGGGCCCGCGACGTGATGATGGGCCGCATCACCCTGCCGCCGGAAGAGGAGCTGAAAGCCAATTTCGACATGTGGCGCGCTCGCGAAGAGACGCTCGAGGATGCCGAGCAGATGATCTGGTATCAGGGCGACTATGTGAAGGAACTGCTCGCCGAAACCGATTATCCCTCCTTCGACATCGAAGGCACCAACCGGACCTTCATGGAGTGGGAACATCACAAGGCGGACAATATCATGGGCTTCCGCGACCACGCCTATCGGTCGCTGATGACCGGCAACATGTCGCCGAAGCACCACACGCCCTGGGTCGAGGCGCTCGACGATTCCAAGGAGGAATATCTGCGCAACTGA
- the minE gene encoding cell division topological specificity factor MinE, producing the protein MNIFRLFNKQRTAPAARERLQVLLAHERSSAGSDLVTLLREEILAVIAKHVELDHDKVQVTIDRNEYVSTLEIDVEIPLNAAVQAA; encoded by the coding sequence ATGAATATTTTCCGTCTCTTCAATAAGCAGAGAACCGCACCGGCCGCCCGCGAACGCCTGCAGGTGCTTCTTGCCCATGAGCGCTCTTCGGCAGGCTCAGACCTCGTCACCCTGCTGCGCGAGGAAATCCTTGCGGTGATCGCAAAGCATGTCGAGCTCGATCATGACAAGGTGCAGGTGACGATCGATCGCAACGAGTACGTCTCGACGCTCGAGATCGATGTCGAAATCCCGCTGAACGCAGCCGTGCAGGCCGCCTGA
- a CDS encoding DUF3445 domain-containing protein: MAIAFKQETFRDDFSYRNSPGNIRRFPFPFDRDEYMYSVNMEPHVRGRAGTVFENLIDVDEHYVAEMHDRALVLKEDPLRYQALPHMMSAQWDTLELLMEEQAAGNPEHFTLIRNGDQWRWINRPLGIDDSFTFGDASTLPYEPFEYITRQAQGDFCIVDQRDGNLWMDAGMVTTQADWSLDFDIGMNFMEWHGPVPLAHQIGVFDRALKFLLNLQQGKPTRRFNWTMTINPRLDTSPENYHKWGPDRTTVTSDNVGEKVHLRVELQSLWRLPRSNAILFVIRCYLMNMDELVTVPKWARRFPRVLKTLPPELIDYKGLTRFRETTIDWLSKYDDGAPTSPGIYPD, translated from the coding sequence ATGGCAATCGCTTTCAAGCAGGAAACATTCCGGGACGATTTCAGCTACCGCAACAGCCCCGGGAACATCCGCCGCTTCCCGTTTCCCTTCGACCGCGACGAATATATGTATTCCGTCAACATGGAGCCGCATGTGCGCGGCCGGGCCGGCACCGTCTTCGAAAACCTGATCGACGTCGACGAACACTATGTCGCCGAGATGCACGACAGGGCACTTGTTTTAAAAGAGGATCCGCTGCGCTATCAGGCCCTGCCGCACATGATGAGCGCGCAATGGGACACGCTGGAACTGCTGATGGAAGAGCAGGCGGCGGGTAACCCCGAGCATTTCACGCTGATCCGCAACGGCGACCAGTGGCGCTGGATCAATCGGCCGCTCGGCATCGACGACAGCTTCACCTTCGGCGACGCTTCGACGCTGCCCTATGAGCCGTTCGAATACATTACTCGTCAGGCCCAGGGCGATTTCTGCATCGTCGACCAACGCGACGGCAATCTGTGGATGGATGCCGGCATGGTGACGACGCAGGCCGACTGGTCGCTCGATTTCGATATCGGCATGAATTTCATGGAATGGCACGGACCGGTGCCGCTCGCCCACCAGATCGGCGTCTTCGACCGGGCACTGAAATTCCTGCTGAACCTGCAGCAGGGCAAGCCGACACGACGCTTCAACTGGACGATGACGATCAATCCGCGGCTCGACACCAGCCCTGAGAATTATCATAAATGGGGCCCTGACCGCACGACGGTGACATCAGACAATGTCGGCGAGAAGGTGCATTTGCGCGTCGAGCTGCAGAGCCTCTGGCGCCTGCCGCGCTCCAACGCCATCCTCTTCGTCATCCGCTGCTATCTCATGAACATGGACGAGCTCGTCACCGTGCCGAAATGGGCGCGGCGCTTCCCGCGCGTGCTGAAGACGCTGCCGCCGGAGCTCATTGACTACAAGGGCCTCACCCGCTTCCGCGAGACCACGATCGACTGGCTTTCCAAATACGACGATGGGGCGCCGACCAGCCCCGGCATCTATCCGGACTGA
- the minD gene encoding septum site-determining protein MinD, with product MGKVIVVTSGKGGVGKTTSTAALGAALAQRNEKVVVVDFDVGLRNLDLVMGAERRVVYDLINVIQGDAKLTQALIRDKRLETLFLLPASQTRDKDNLTAEGVERVINDLKRYFDWIICDSPAGIERGATLAMRHADVAVVVTNPEVSSVRDSDRIIGLLDAKTAKAERGERMEKHLLLTRYDANRAERGDMLKVDDVLEILSIPLLGIVPESMDVLRASNIGAPVTLAESRSPAAMAYFDAARRLAGETLPMAIPEEKRNIFGKIFGRRAA from the coding sequence ATGGGGAAAGTGATCGTCGTCACGTCAGGCAAGGGCGGGGTCGGCAAGACGACCTCGACCGCCGCATTGGGAGCGGCGCTGGCGCAACGCAATGAAAAAGTCGTCGTCGTCGATTTCGACGTCGGCCTGCGCAATCTCGACCTCGTCATGGGCGCCGAGCGCCGGGTCGTCTACGACCTGATCAATGTCATCCAGGGCGACGCCAAGCTCACCCAGGCGCTGATCCGCGACAAGCGGCTGGAAACGCTGTTCCTGCTGCCGGCCTCGCAGACGCGCGACAAGGACAATCTGACGGCCGAGGGCGTCGAACGCGTCATCAACGACCTGAAGCGCTATTTCGACTGGATCATCTGCGACAGCCCCGCCGGCATCGAGCGCGGCGCAACGCTTGCCATGCGCCATGCCGATGTCGCCGTCGTCGTCACCAACCCGGAAGTTTCGTCGGTGCGCGATTCCGATCGCATCATCGGCCTGCTGGATGCCAAGACCGCCAAGGCCGAACGCGGCGAGCGGATGGAAAAGCACCTGCTGTTGACCCGCTACGACGCCAACCGCGCCGAGCGCGGCGACATGCTGAAGGTCGACGACGTGCTGGAAATCCTGTCCATCCCGCTGCTCGGCATCGTGCCCGAAAGCATGGACGTCCTGCGCGCCTCCAACATCGGCGCGCCGGTCACGCTGGCCGAAAGCCGCAGCCCGGCCGCCATGGCCTATTTCGATGCCGCCCGCCGGCTCGCCGGCGAGACGCTGCCGATGGCGATCCCCGAGGAAAAACGCAATATTTTCGGCAAGATCTTCGGACGGAGGGCAGCATGA